In Vibrio coralliilyticus, the following are encoded in one genomic region:
- a CDS encoding substrate-binding periplasmic protein: MLRWILILLLFSFQAVAYSPPVKVLVYGDDSYPPYSYSENGIAKGIYSDILRRVFEEMPGYEVKLVPIPWKRGLKMLKVGQGFALYPPYYYSDKRLYISPYSKPILDEEVVVFCNSDSVKTRSLSRWPSDYFGLKVGVNEAFALGGKQFWDAVKAGKITLLEAKGNRPNLTNLHDKKIDCYMNDRLSILWEIKRMTQEGLLPEDWQLTLGAVVSAEQGYLGFTNREPDNYPFKQDFVKQFNHNLVKLQEQGEIEAIIKAYFDSSL, translated from the coding sequence TTGCTTAGATGGATACTCATTCTGCTCTTATTTTCATTTCAGGCAGTGGCCTATTCTCCCCCAGTTAAAGTACTGGTGTATGGTGACGACTCTTATCCACCCTATAGCTATAGTGAAAATGGCATAGCAAAAGGCATTTACAGTGATATTTTACGTCGTGTTTTTGAAGAGATGCCGGGCTATGAGGTTAAACTAGTCCCAATTCCGTGGAAACGTGGGTTAAAGATGCTCAAAGTGGGTCAAGGTTTTGCGCTCTATCCGCCCTATTATTATTCCGACAAACGCCTTTATATCTCCCCCTACTCTAAACCGATTCTTGATGAAGAAGTGGTTGTGTTCTGCAACTCAGACAGTGTAAAAACACGCTCTTTAAGTCGTTGGCCAAGCGATTACTTTGGTTTAAAGGTCGGTGTCAATGAGGCCTTTGCCCTTGGTGGCAAACAGTTTTGGGATGCAGTCAAAGCAGGGAAAATCACTCTACTCGAAGCCAAAGGTAACCGACCTAATCTGACTAATCTTCATGACAAAAAAATCGATTGTTACATGAATGACCGATTGTCTATTTTATGGGAAATTAAACGTATGACCCAGGAAGGATTACTACCAGAAGACTGGCAGCTAACCTTAGGTGCAGTGGTTAGTGCTGAACAGGGCTATTTAGGATTTACAAATCGTGAACCGGATAACTATCCATTCAAGCAAGATTTTGTCAAACAATTCAATCACAACCTAGTGAAACTTCAAGAACAAGGCGAGATTGAAGCCATCATAAAAGCCTATTTCGATAGTAGCCTGTAG
- a CDS encoding response regulator: protein MFGQIQNISQAGVLIADDSPLVVTNLRILLRELGFSDRLIFTAKDVRSVYQTLREISIDLFICDYRFGKELNGKQIYEECCHYGLIRSECAFVMLTSETAGNVARSILEAEPDEYILKPYSIYDFKKRILRAYKQKQILSSLLRSTKKASFKEIEHSFNKAREQYPEYSTSFVRAQGAVYLREQYTEQAFSLFQACQLKCTSHWAIVGCAMALVMEGKEIKAQVLLQQWMDETGKKPSAVLDMQALCCLLQKDREGAQQALLQAIKFSKGSASRLLAYIHLCEMEENYQSVMSHLAVYRDQIVNTHRNTVVNATHVLRLKLLTAKAQGRSISMSAHHELSNIMKADLSDHDALALTLVDVHIELHDKNYKIARIKLANLLKNYQKLDLPLLDYLLFLLYETDNYYWFDKVTHHVRSHRSGSTPLLEEASLQLLIESRIERGRKRKSDLVRLLCQVDKYAVQSVDKAIALCLEVFKSRLQCVEVASKLLSLLSREIPAKVSPADVRKAIFDCEAAISHTSSLRRSERIEAQKKLNLVKHKFNRSLAAVTM, encoded by the coding sequence ATGTTCGGCCAAATCCAAAACATCAGCCAAGCGGGAGTCTTGATCGCAGACGACTCTCCATTGGTCGTAACTAATTTAAGAATTTTGCTTAGGGAGCTGGGCTTTAGTGACCGTTTGATCTTTACGGCTAAAGACGTGCGATCGGTCTATCAAACTTTACGAGAAATCTCGATTGACTTATTCATTTGTGATTATAGATTTGGCAAGGAGCTTAACGGCAAACAAATATACGAAGAGTGTTGCCATTATGGTTTGATTCGCTCTGAATGTGCATTCGTTATGTTGACGAGTGAAACAGCAGGAAACGTTGCGCGCTCAATTTTGGAGGCGGAACCTGACGAATACATTCTTAAGCCGTACTCGATTTATGACTTCAAGAAGCGAATTCTACGCGCTTACAAGCAAAAGCAAATATTGTCTTCTTTACTGCGATCTACCAAGAAGGCGAGTTTCAAAGAGATAGAACACTCCTTTAACAAAGCTAGGGAGCAATACCCTGAATATTCAACCAGCTTTGTTCGTGCTCAAGGGGCTGTGTACCTGAGAGAGCAATACACCGAACAAGCATTTTCACTTTTTCAGGCTTGTCAGCTAAAGTGCACCAGCCATTGGGCTATCGTTGGTTGCGCAATGGCGTTAGTCATGGAAGGTAAAGAAATCAAAGCACAAGTATTGCTTCAGCAATGGATGGATGAAACAGGCAAAAAGCCATCTGCAGTGTTAGACATGCAAGCGTTATGTTGTTTGTTGCAGAAAGATCGTGAGGGAGCCCAACAAGCGCTACTTCAAGCGATTAAATTTTCAAAAGGAAGCGCATCTCGTCTTTTGGCTTACATTCACTTATGTGAAATGGAAGAAAACTATCAGAGCGTGATGAGTCACTTAGCTGTGTATCGAGATCAAATCGTCAATACACACCGTAATACAGTAGTGAATGCCACTCACGTGCTGCGGTTAAAATTGCTCACAGCAAAAGCGCAAGGACGATCTATTTCGATGTCTGCTCACCATGAGTTGTCCAATATAATGAAGGCAGACTTGTCCGATCATGATGCATTGGCGCTCACTTTAGTCGATGTACATATTGAGTTGCATGATAAGAACTATAAAATTGCTCGGATAAAGTTGGCAAATTTACTCAAGAACTACCAGAAACTAGACTTGCCTTTACTGGATTATCTTTTATTTCTACTTTACGAAACAGACAATTACTATTGGTTTGACAAAGTAACTCATCATGTTCGAAGTCATCGCTCTGGCTCGACACCATTGTTGGAAGAGGCTTCCTTGCAATTATTAATAGAAAGCCGGATTGAACGCGGTAGAAAACGTAAGTCCGATTTAGTGAGACTATTGTGTCAAGTTGATAAGTATGCAGTTCAATCAGTAGATAAGGCGATAGCTCTGTGCTTAGAGGTGTTTAAGTCTAGACTGCAATGTGTGGAGGTCGCCAGCAAACTGTTATCTCTCCTAAGCCGAGAAATCCCAGCAAAGGTGAGTCCTGCTGACGTGAGAAAAGCGATCTTTGACTGCGAAGCCGCTATTAGCCATACATCGAGTTTGAGAAGGAGCGAGCGTATTGAAGCGCAAAAGAAGCTCAATTTAGTTAAGCACAAATTTAATCGATCATTAGCAGCTGTGACAATGTGA
- a CDS encoding EAL domain-containing protein: MSHIIKNKTSQSNASSISGSRSANENLPGQSSASLSGAELDELMDNHFKHMFDVFNDGIFYMTDDDRIFFYNPTFYEKYDIASGQCHLDAWFNLVHPLDKAMLKGEVDTHFQEDDRKLSTQYRVKNKSGQYVWIEGTAVTKTINGTRFMIGCHRDISDRKLMETYVQQAAFRDNASGLSNGQKLIIDIDGLADQLPGLHSLVYIQIGDIRSYLSAYGPHILRDVMSHLITALNSFTDDFVDIYRVRSDDFAVLIRGQYSTDELMLLGENISKTYQQSVQASGYLYGADISIGMFPRFDIGLAAEEVIKIAARTCQFAGEKRHNRVGVYNDETKSKVDRHFYIERELANAIHNETLTVKFQPIICAKTNRVASFEALVRWKSNTVGEIYPDEFIEVAEKKGLIVELGYLVFSKACQFIKRYLATHKTNIRVNVNVSVLQLLNHQFPDRIKLIADQHGVDTKNIVLELTETIILDGNKSAISQLSRLSEYGFLLSLDDFGSGYSSLNSFFDLPLKQIKVDKTMAWRCLDNPATLKYLTFITQLCQSHKVDIVVEGIENAEMQKCFTDMGASFLQGYWFSKPLSLASASQYTLV, from the coding sequence ATGTCACATATCATCAAGAACAAAACGTCGCAATCGAACGCTTCGTCGATCTCAGGTAGCCGCTCTGCCAATGAGAACTTACCAGGACAAAGCTCCGCTTCTCTGAGTGGCGCCGAACTTGACGAATTGATGGATAACCACTTTAAGCACATGTTTGATGTGTTTAATGATGGTATTTTCTATATGACCGATGATGATCGGATCTTTTTTTACAATCCTACTTTTTATGAAAAATATGATATTGCCTCTGGTCAATGTCATCTAGATGCATGGTTTAACCTAGTACACCCTCTGGATAAAGCCATGCTAAAAGGTGAAGTTGACACACACTTCCAAGAGGATGATCGTAAGCTATCGACTCAATACCGAGTCAAAAACAAATCCGGTCAATATGTTTGGATTGAAGGAACGGCGGTGACCAAAACCATTAACGGTACACGTTTTATGATTGGCTGCCACCGTGATATTTCAGACCGAAAATTGATGGAAACCTACGTTCAGCAAGCTGCATTTAGAGACAATGCATCTGGGCTATCTAATGGTCAGAAACTCATCATCGATATTGATGGATTAGCTGACCAGTTACCGGGGTTACATTCACTGGTCTATATCCAAATTGGCGATATTCGCTCGTACCTCAGCGCTTACGGGCCCCATATTTTACGTGATGTGATGTCACACCTTATCACGGCATTAAATTCGTTTACCGATGACTTTGTTGATATCTATCGTGTCCGATCCGATGACTTTGCTGTCTTGATAAGAGGCCAATATTCGACTGATGAGCTCATGCTGCTAGGAGAAAACATTTCCAAGACTTACCAACAATCGGTTCAAGCCAGTGGATACCTGTATGGTGCAGATATTAGTATCGGGATGTTTCCTCGCTTTGACATTGGACTCGCAGCGGAAGAAGTGATTAAAATCGCTGCGCGTACCTGTCAGTTTGCAGGTGAAAAAAGACATAATCGCGTTGGTGTCTACAATGATGAGACGAAAAGCAAAGTTGATCGGCACTTTTACATCGAGCGGGAACTTGCCAACGCCATTCATAACGAAACTCTGACGGTTAAGTTCCAACCTATCATCTGTGCCAAAACAAATCGTGTCGCCAGCTTCGAAGCACTGGTACGTTGGAAAAGTAACACGGTTGGTGAAATTTACCCCGATGAATTCATTGAAGTGGCTGAAAAGAAAGGCTTGATTGTTGAGTTAGGTTACCTTGTTTTCTCCAAAGCGTGCCAATTCATTAAAAGGTACTTAGCAACCCACAAAACAAACATTCGTGTGAATGTGAACGTATCTGTTCTACAGTTGTTGAACCATCAGTTTCCAGATCGAATAAAACTGATTGCCGACCAACACGGAGTCGACACAAAAAATATTGTCTTAGAGTTGACTGAAACGATCATTCTTGATGGCAACAAAAGTGCCATCTCTCAATTAAGCCGCTTGAGCGAATACGGTTTTTTACTTTCCCTTGATGACTTTGGCTCAGGATATAGCTCACTCAACAGCTTTTTTGATTTGCCCCTTAAGCAAATTAAAGTCGACAAAACCATGGCTTGGCGATGTCTCGACAACCCCGCTACTTTAAAATACCTCACATTTATCACTCAATTATGCCAATCACACAAGGTGGATATCGTTGTTGAAGGTATAGAAAATGCTGAGATGCAAAAATGTTTCACTGATATGGGTGCTTCATTCCTCCAAGGGTATTGGTTCTCTAAGCCACTTTCTCTCGCTAGCGCCAGTCAATACACCTTA